One genomic region from Candidatus Poribacteria bacterium encodes:
- a CDS encoding phytanoyl-CoA dioxygenase family protein — protein sequence MTPKQKYLFDLRGYLHLENVLTPEELSKAQATIERLVQAVPDELPPGISRGGEGFSNGFSADKSLEALTLHPVTWPIIKELTFNKPRFNRGSLVVNTHERQEMTPLHCAGEGFRWTRRYDVKNGQIFTNDVVAFFYFTDVYPGDGGLIVLPGSHKRNFKRPKNLFFPEPNNPDVPLHPAIVNVTPKAGDVVIITEMLTHGVLVWKPQDRDRRFLILRYKTQFFQDERGIREVFPPEVMERLSPETKALAAYGSEWEVKELVKQDTVTLTV from the coding sequence ATGACTCCAAAACAGAAATACCTTTTTGACCTACGTGGCTATTTGCATTTAGAGAACGTCCTAACACCAGAGGAGCTCAGCAAGGCACAAGCAACAATCGAACGGCTTGTGCAGGCGGTACCAGATGAATTGCCACCTGGAATTAGTCGAGGCGGTGAAGGTTTCTCAAATGGGTTTTCAGCGGATAAATCGCTTGAAGCGTTGACACTACATCCTGTTACGTGGCCCATCATCAAAGAATTGACTTTCAACAAACCGCGTTTCAATCGCGGGTCGCTTGTTGTGAATACGCACGAGCGGCAGGAGATGACACCACTGCATTGTGCGGGTGAAGGTTTCCGTTGGACACGGCGGTATGATGTCAAAAATGGTCAAATCTTCACCAACGATGTTGTTGCTTTCTTCTATTTCACGGATGTCTATCCGGGGGACGGCGGTTTGATCGTTTTGCCGGGGTCCCATAAACGCAATTTTAAGCGTCCGAAAAACCTATTTTTCCCGGAACCTAACAATCCAGACGTTCCGCTCCATCCGGCTATCGTCAACGTGACACCAAAAGCGGGAGATGTCGTAATCATCACCGAAATGTTGACACACGGTGTGCTGGTGTGGAAACCGCAGGATAGAGATCGACGATTCCTGATTTTACGATATAAGACGCAGTTTTTTCAGGACGAGCGGGGCATCCGAGAAGTCTTTCCCCCAGAAGTGATGGAAAGACTTTCCCCAGAGACGAAAGCGTTGGCGGCTTACGGATCAGAATGGGAAGTCAAGGAACTCGTCAAACAGGACACTGTAACGTTGACTGTATAG
- a CDS encoding phytanoyl-CoA dioxygenase family protein, producing MADMKDKLAQLQQDGFVLINGALSPEETEHIRQRINYAREQGWEEGLNAVGNMWFDTLLDREPDTYESLVGHSSVRPYLEGLMGKQCQLRSLRAHINPGPYLQEWHMDFYGYWQEQRYVEEHPFAMAPVGINTTYYFQDNAPGEGHLKFIKGGHLSEPPHLYPLDRPKFEEWCDAQEHVILYPKAGDCVVFINHIPHQGAKERDDMERSNVVCHYQVTPMYEGVWHVSRPRGYQGTFPFA from the coding sequence ATGGCAGATATGAAGGATAAACTTGCACAACTGCAGCAGGACGGTTTCGTTTTAATAAACGGTGCCTTGTCACCAGAAGAGACGGAGCATATCCGTCAGCGCATTAACTACGCACGGGAACAGGGTTGGGAGGAAGGTTTAAACGCTGTCGGAAACATGTGGTTTGACACCTTGCTCGACCGTGAGCCGGATACATACGAATCGCTTGTCGGGCATTCGAGTGTCCGTCCTTACCTTGAAGGATTGATGGGTAAACAGTGTCAACTGCGGAGCCTACGCGCACACATCAATCCAGGTCCCTATCTCCAAGAGTGGCACATGGATTTTTACGGCTATTGGCAGGAACAGCGGTATGTTGAGGAACATCCGTTTGCGATGGCACCTGTTGGGATTAACACAACGTACTATTTTCAGGATAACGCCCCCGGTGAAGGGCATCTTAAGTTTATCAAAGGTGGACATTTGTCAGAGCCACCGCATCTCTATCCGTTAGATCGCCCTAAATTTGAGGAGTGGTGTGATGCACAAGAACACGTGATCCTGTATCCGAAGGCGGGTGATTGTGTCGTGTTCATCAACCATATCCCGCATCAAGGGGCAAAAGAACGGGACGATATGGAGCGGAGCAATGTCGTGTGTCATTATCAGGTGACCCCGATGTATGAAGGCGTTTGGCACGTCTCTCGACCGCGTGGCTATCAAGGGACATTCCCGTTTGCTTAG
- a CDS encoding RidA family protein encodes MNIEQRLEELGVELPEPAVPVANYVTTVQTGNLVFTSGHGPGTGEGPIYKSQLGTDATIEEGYASARQVAICLLSTLKHALGDLDRIKRVVKVIGFVNSAPDFTDQPAVVNGASDFLVEVFGDKGRHARSAVGMVQLPGGIPVEVEMVVEIDD; translated from the coding sequence ATGAACATAGAACAAAGACTTGAAGAATTAGGTGTGGAACTACCAGAACCCGCGGTTCCCGTAGCGAATTACGTTACGACGGTGCAAACCGGGAATCTTGTCTTTACATCAGGACACGGACCCGGAACAGGCGAAGGTCCAATCTACAAGAGCCAACTCGGTACCGATGCAACGATCGAAGAAGGCTATGCTTCCGCGCGCCAAGTAGCGATCTGTTTGCTGAGTACCCTCAAGCACGCACTCGGTGATCTGGATAGAATCAAACGTGTTGTCAAGGTAATTGGGTTCGTCAATTCAGCGCCCGACTTTACTGACCAACCCGCGGTCGTCAACGGTGCGTCCGACTTTTTGGTAGAGGTCTTCGGTGATAAGGGTAGGCATGCCCGATCTGCAGTCGGTATGGTCCAGTTACCCGGTGGTATCCCTGTTGAAGTTGAGATGGTTGTTGAGATTGACGACTAA
- a CDS encoding sulfatase encodes MSTTHRPNVLLIVSDDHAAPAISCYGSEMNHTPNIDRIGDGGMRFNNCFCTNAICTPARGSILTGKYSHKTGIKTLADTIDHTQERTVAQMLHEEGYQTAIVGKWHLGHGGVSDPHGFDYWNVFPGQGAHINPEMIEMGERKRFNGYSADIVTDSSLNWLQNRETDQPFFLMTTYKATHDPFFPNPKHLHLYTDEIPEPSTFNDTYKNRVAAAAMNTAKVDIMQRKNHLPEPTPEGLKGNDLKRWNYQCYMQNYLRCAHAIDENVGRLLDYLDTEGLAEDTIVIYSADHGFFLGDHGWYDKRFMYEESMRIPLLVRYPREIPAAGVSEQIALNVDFASTLLDYAGLPIPDNMQGHSLRTSLAGETPADWRTSMYYRYWMHLAHFNIPAHYGVRTERYKLIYYYGEALGSGGAIDRSTPPEWELFDLEKDPHEMHNVYEDPAYAGIVVELKAELERLRDALGDYE; translated from the coding sequence ATGTCAACGACACACAGACCAAATGTCCTACTCATCGTATCCGATGACCATGCGGCACCAGCGATTAGCTGCTACGGTAGCGAGATGAACCACACTCCCAACATTGACCGTATCGGTGATGGCGGGATGCGATTTAACAACTGTTTCTGTACAAACGCAATCTGCACACCGGCACGCGGTTCTATCCTAACGGGAAAATACAGTCATAAGACCGGCATCAAAACCCTCGCGGATACAATTGATCATACGCAGGAACGGACGGTCGCACAGATGCTACATGAAGAGGGGTATCAGACAGCGATTGTCGGGAAGTGGCACCTCGGACACGGGGGTGTCAGCGATCCGCACGGCTTCGATTACTGGAACGTCTTCCCTGGGCAAGGTGCACACATCAACCCTGAAATGATTGAGATGGGGGAACGGAAAAGATTCAATGGGTATTCCGCAGACATCGTGACGGACAGTTCGCTGAATTGGCTACAAAACAGAGAGACGGATCAACCGTTTTTCCTGATGACGACCTATAAAGCGACGCATGACCCGTTTTTTCCGAATCCCAAGCATCTGCATCTCTATACGGACGAAATCCCTGAACCCTCGACTTTCAACGATACATACAAAAATCGAGTGGCAGCTGCCGCAATGAACACAGCAAAGGTGGATATCATGCAACGGAAGAATCATCTACCGGAGCCGACCCCTGAAGGTCTCAAAGGCAACGATTTGAAGCGGTGGAACTATCAGTGCTACATGCAGAACTATCTCCGTTGTGCCCACGCTATCGACGAAAACGTTGGACGACTGCTTGATTATTTGGATACAGAGGGTCTCGCTGAAGACACGATTGTCATCTATTCAGCGGATCACGGATTCTTTCTAGGCGATCACGGTTGGTATGACAAAAGATTCATGTATGAGGAATCAATGCGGATTCCGTTGCTCGTCCGGTATCCACGCGAGATTCCAGCGGCGGGTGTCAGCGAACAGATTGCGCTGAATGTCGATTTCGCATCGACACTCCTCGACTACGCAGGTTTGCCGATTCCAGACAATATGCAAGGGCATAGCCTCCGAACGTCGTTGGCAGGTGAAACCCCTGCGGATTGGCGGACATCCATGTATTATCGGTATTGGATGCACCTCGCACATTTCAATATCCCGGCGCACTATGGTGTGCGGACAGAACGCTATAAACTCATCTATTATTACGGCGAGGCGTTGGGATCAGGTGGTGCGATTGATCGTTCTACACCACCGGAATGGGAACTGTTCGATTTAGAAAAGGATCCGCATGAGATGCACAATGTTTACGAAGACCCGGCGTATGCGGGGATTGTCGTGGAATTGAAGGCGGAATTGGAACGGCTGAGGGATGCGTTGGGGGATTACGAGTAG
- a CDS encoding GNAT family N-acetyltransferase, whose amino-acid sequence MEIVRAELTDAETLAELNQHLIEDERHPNLMNIGELTERMKEWLATDYICYIVRENGHIIAYCLYRDDGGYYYMRQLYVDRAHRRKGIATQLLDWLYENVWTDKKVRLDVLAHNGDAVAFYKRYGFRIGVFRMEK is encoded by the coding sequence ATGGAAATCGTTAGAGCCGAACTCACCGATGCTGAAACGCTTGCTGAACTGAATCAGCACCTCATTGAAGATGAACGGCACCCTAATTTGATGAACATAGGTGAACTCACCGAACGGATGAAAGAATGGTTGGCAACCGACTATATCTGCTATATAGTGAGAGAAAACGGACATATTATAGCGTATTGTCTATACAGAGATGACGGCGGATACTACTATATGCGGCAATTGTACGTGGACAGGGCACATCGACGAAAAGGGATCGCTACGCAATTGCTCGATTGGTTATACGAAAACGTATGGACAGATAAGAAAGTCAGATTAGATGTACTCGCCCACAACGGGGATGCCGTTGCCTTTTACAAGCGTTACGGCTTCAGAATCGGCGTTTTTAGAATGGAAAAATAA
- a CDS encoding ThuA domain-containing protein: MAQPIQVTVWNEFRHEKTNETIRGIYPKGIHAAIADGLDKSGGFKIRSATLDEPEHGLTDDVLSSTDVLIWWGHAAHGAVEDAIADKVRARVLDGMGLIVLHSAHYSKPFTRLMGTSCSLKWREAGEKERLWVIEHGHPIVEGLGEYFEIEHAEMYGEPFDVPEPDTLIFVSWFPGGEVFRSGCCYYRGRGKIFYFRPGHETYPIYYDENVRHVIANASRWAAPGNAPTPVFGNAQPLEPLE, translated from the coding sequence ATGGCACAACCAATTCAGGTTACGGTCTGGAATGAATTTAGGCACGAGAAGACAAACGAGACCATTCGCGGCATCTATCCGAAAGGCATCCATGCCGCAATTGCTGATGGTCTGGACAAATCCGGCGGCTTTAAAATCCGGAGCGCGACGTTAGATGAACCCGAACACGGTTTGACCGACGATGTTCTCTCAAGCACGGATGTTTTAATTTGGTGGGGACACGCCGCACACGGTGCAGTTGAAGATGCTATTGCTGACAAAGTTCGCGCACGTGTATTAGATGGCATGGGACTTATTGTCCTGCACTCCGCACACTACTCTAAACCCTTTACCCGTTTGATGGGCACGTCGTGTAGTCTCAAGTGGCGTGAAGCAGGCGAAAAGGAACGCCTCTGGGTGATTGAGCACGGGCACCCGATTGTTGAGGGTTTAGGTGAATACTTTGAAATTGAGCACGCCGAAATGTATGGCGAGCCTTTTGATGTTCCCGAACCCGACACACTTATTTTCGTCAGCTGGTTCCCCGGCGGTGAAGTCTTCCGAAGTGGCTGCTGTTATTATCGCGGAAGAGGAAAAATCTTCTATTTCCGTCCGGGTCATGAGACATATCCGATCTATTACGATGAGAACGTTCGGCATGTGATCGCGAATGCTTCACGATGGGCAGCACCGGGCAATGCACCGACCCCTGTCTTCGGGAATGCACAACCCTTAGAACCATTAGAATAA
- a CDS encoding transcriptional regulator translates to MSEYQTWREYLIEKLTADHERAVDYLDVALEEYQSDKDAHLFLLALRTVVESQDGIAALAKRTCIEPKGLLEMLSGEEMPHIDMLAPLLTALGCRLSIEPLKDTGSSLHRADENYPGIPREGADPNLEISTESSDIR, encoded by the coding sequence ATGAGCGAATATCAAACATGGCGCGAGTACTTAATTGAGAAACTAACTGCCGATCATGAAAGGGCGGTTGACTATCTTGATGTGGCACTTGAGGAATATCAATCTGATAAAGATGCTCATTTATTTTTACTTGCCCTTCGGACTGTCGTGGAATCACAGGATGGGATCGCTGCGCTCGCGAAACGAACTTGCATTGAACCGAAGGGACTCTTAGAAATGCTATCAGGTGAGGAAATGCCTCATATTGATATGCTCGCGCCCCTTCTCACCGCACTTGGGTGCCGCTTATCGATTGAACCGCTCAAGGATACAGGCTCCAGTCTGCATCGTGCCGACGAGAATTATCCGGGCATACCAAGAGAGGGCGCAGATCCGAATCTTGAAATCTCTACCGAGAGTAGTGATATCCGGTAA
- a CDS encoding type II toxin-antitoxin system RelE/ParE family toxin: MRHVRPRSLQIYRTPNGRRPFAEWLESIQDRRTRSRIQTRLDRLEAGNFGDCPAVGEGVFELRLHFGAGYRIYFGEVGNTIVLLVCAGDKSSQARDIKRAKNYWSQYKETHR, translated from the coding sequence ATGCGTCATGTTCGTCCGAGAAGTTTACAAATCTATCGCACACCGAATGGTAGGAGACCCTTCGCTGAATGGTTGGAATCAATTCAAGACAGAAGAACCAGAAGCAGAATTCAAACACGGCTTGACAGGCTTGAAGCAGGCAATTTTGGTGATTGTCCCGCTGTGGGTGAAGGCGTATTTGAACTACGTCTTCACTTTGGAGCAGGCTACCGTATCTATTTTGGCGAAGTCGGTAATACAATTGTTCTTCTAGTCTGTGCAGGCGACAAATCATCACAAGCGCGAGATATTAAGCGAGCAAAAAACTATTGGTCGCAATATAAGGAGACACACCGATGA
- a CDS encoding Nramp family divalent metal transporter, protein MQTEETQTTEPVDIPPVTGPYAEPWSLKKIIALASVFGPAAIVASVSIGAGETIVVVRAGSWAGYNLLWLVLLSCVVKGVFVTYLLGRYTAVSGEYIGNRLAKLPGPRGWLLIAIVIFEMVGAPLAWVPIAKPCGALLHFLFKDTLSSGIAQPVWENLITSCFITLALLFGLRISFERLEKQQLIICLILVVGTIIGTLIVRPDFGKALVGSLRFGYLPEFPEWAPKDAVENPLLTMATAFGYVGGSVMGYVVYANWVSMHRWGMTSHQNIGAIRQRAATRDKIDYLPEQPERVSQLRKILAPLRWDVGMGAIVLFIVTGAFMISGAAVLYGMQSTFEGWSLLTDQASVWKNIHASLVWVYYICIIVALWGTLQALPEIYARVMQEFFQAIWPQREWSYDTLRRWVCLYIFLTTMVLIWLNIPFDILTQIAGFILANFSIALMMLAALYLNAKLPAAYRTRPFMFVGALISAAVLITFAGISGWGLFVKIAKLFV, encoded by the coding sequence ATGCAAACAGAAGAGACACAAACGACTGAACCTGTTGATATTCCACCCGTCACCGGCCCTTATGCTGAACCGTGGTCGCTGAAAAAAATCATCGCGCTGGCATCGGTGTTTGGACCCGCGGCGATTGTTGCGTCGGTGAGTATCGGGGCAGGTGAAACGATTGTCGTCGTCCGAGCAGGATCGTGGGCAGGGTATAACTTGCTCTGGCTTGTGCTCCTCAGCTGCGTTGTCAAAGGCGTTTTTGTTACCTATCTACTCGGACGCTATACCGCTGTTAGTGGCGAATACATCGGGAATCGGCTCGCGAAGCTACCTGGGCCGCGGGGCTGGCTCCTGATTGCGATTGTCATCTTTGAGATGGTAGGCGCGCCTTTAGCATGGGTACCGATCGCTAAACCGTGTGGTGCCCTGCTCCATTTTCTGTTCAAAGATACGCTATCTTCAGGTATCGCACAACCTGTTTGGGAAAATCTAATCACGTCCTGTTTCATCACGCTTGCACTCCTTTTCGGTTTACGTATCTCCTTTGAAAGACTGGAAAAGCAGCAACTCATTATCTGCCTGATTCTTGTTGTTGGAACGATTATTGGCACATTGATCGTGCGTCCAGACTTTGGTAAGGCACTCGTAGGAAGTCTCCGTTTTGGGTATCTGCCTGAATTTCCTGAATGGGCACCGAAGGACGCGGTTGAGAACCCTTTATTGACAATGGCGACGGCGTTCGGTTATGTCGGCGGGTCTGTGATGGGATACGTCGTTTACGCAAATTGGGTGAGTATGCATCGCTGGGGCATGACATCGCATCAGAACATAGGTGCTATCCGCCAACGCGCTGCAACTCGTGATAAAATTGATTATCTTCCTGAGCAACCTGAACGGGTGAGCCAACTGCGAAAAATCCTCGCCCCGCTGCGATGGGATGTCGGTATGGGCGCGATCGTGCTTTTCATCGTGACGGGTGCTTTCATGATTTCGGGTGCCGCTGTTCTATATGGGATGCAAAGCACTTTTGAAGGATGGAGCCTGCTTACCGATCAAGCGAGCGTTTGGAAAAATATTCATGCGTCTCTCGTGTGGGTCTACTATATCTGTATCATCGTCGCGTTGTGGGGAACACTGCAAGCACTGCCAGAGATTTACGCACGGGTGATGCAAGAGTTCTTCCAAGCAATCTGGCCCCAACGCGAATGGAGTTACGATACACTTCGCAGATGGGTCTGTCTCTATATTTTCCTTACGACGATGGTGCTCATCTGGTTGAACATTCCGTTCGACATCCTGACACAGATCGCTGGTTTTATTTTGGCGAATTTTTCAATCGCATTGATGATGCTTGCAGCACTGTATCTGAACGCGAAGTTACCGGCTGCTTATCGGACACGGCCGTTCATGTTCGTCGGTGCCCTGATTTCTGCAGCTGTGCTTATTACCTTTGCGGGAATTAGCGGCTGGGGATTATTCGTCAAAATCGCTAAACTTTTCGTCTAA
- a CDS encoding zinc-binding dehydrogenase — protein MKVAAILGEHQAGLVEVPDPTPKEDWVVVKIHASPMCTEYHAFEHGSKTDRMGHEAAGEVVDIAQPGKVEIGDRVVVMPQYPCGKCVLCTDGDYIHCENNYNFEEFVGSSYGSATMAQYILKPSWLLPKIPDNVSYEHASLACCALGPSYRAFDEMGVNATHTVLITGIGPVGFGAITNARFRGAKVIAAELIPWRVERAKQMGVEAVINPTDEDAVDQIRDLTTDGRGVDFALDCSGNVQAHRLCIDATRRRGTIAFVGQSGRNDTVIHISPDLIGKGLRLAGAWHYNLNQFPGLMKVIEGSTLLDLLISNIYPMSEIQQAFETSASHESSKIILKPWE, from the coding sequence ATGAAGGTCGCAGCAATTTTAGGTGAACATCAAGCCGGACTCGTTGAAGTACCGGATCCGACTCCGAAAGAGGACTGGGTCGTTGTGAAAATCCATGCCTCACCGATGTGTACCGAATACCACGCCTTTGAGCACGGAAGCAAAACGGATCGGATGGGGCACGAAGCAGCAGGCGAAGTCGTTGACATCGCACAACCCGGAAAAGTGGAAATCGGCGATCGCGTCGTCGTGATGCCGCAATATCCGTGTGGGAAATGTGTGCTTTGCACCGACGGCGATTACATCCACTGCGAAAACAACTACAACTTTGAGGAATTCGTTGGATCCAGTTATGGGAGTGCGACAATGGCGCAGTATATCCTGAAACCCTCTTGGTTGCTCCCGAAAATACCGGACAACGTTTCCTACGAACATGCATCGCTTGCGTGTTGTGCACTGGGACCTTCGTACCGTGCATTCGATGAGATGGGTGTTAATGCGACGCATACTGTGCTTATCACCGGCATCGGTCCCGTGGGTTTTGGCGCGATTACCAACGCTCGGTTTCGGGGTGCGAAAGTCATTGCAGCGGAACTGATCCCGTGGCGCGTTGAACGCGCAAAACAGATGGGCGTTGAAGCGGTTATCAACCCAACTGATGAAGATGCAGTAGACCAGATCCGTGATCTCACGACAGATGGTCGCGGTGTTGACTTTGCACTTGATTGTTCTGGAAACGTCCAGGCACACCGACTCTGCATCGATGCGACGCGTCGGCGTGGGACAATCGCATTCGTCGGGCAGAGTGGCAGAAATGACACCGTTATTCATATTAGTCCGGACCTCATCGGCAAGGGATTACGCCTCGCTGGTGCATGGCACTATAACCTGAACCAATTTCCCGGGTTGATGAAGGTCATCGAAGGATCGACCCTCCTTGATCTGCTCATCAGCAACATCTACCCGATGAGCGAGATCCAGCAGGCATTTGAAACCTCCGCCTCTCATGAAAGCTCAAAGATTATCCTGAAACCTTGGGAATAA
- a CDS encoding DUF2281 domain-containing protein, translated as MESIIVEKLKQLPPEYHKEVIHFIDALLTEKVPNRKKKPKLDWIGGLEEYRDQYTALELQKKTMEWRD; from the coding sequence ATGGAATCTATCATTGTTGAAAAACTCAAGCAGCTTCCGCCTGAATATCATAAAGAAGTAATCCATTTCATTGATGCCCTTCTAACTGAAAAGGTTCCAAATCGAAAAAAGAAACCTAAATTAGATTGGATCGGTGGTTTGGAGGAATATCGTGACCAATATACAGCACTTGAACTTCAGAAAAAAACAATGGAATGGAGAGATTAG
- a CDS encoding LamG domain-containing protein, producing the protein MRKFVICLCAVYLVGSFQSVSTAEELEGLVVYFAFEEGTGKTVKDLSGNKQDGKLEGDTSWTDGKFGKAVNFGGKDGIVRVEHSDAFEFTDGITIAAWIKPTLKAGPGTWQLIAAKGPDVQEFFEVLLHPDGFIWMGWKLTGGRNVPAQSPRDVVKDKWQHVAVSFQSGKWWTTYLDGEVLIDYPKTGDKLVPIDAPLMVGMEEPPALNRYYNGIIDEFALFNRGLSQDEIKEIQGNIQEILAVEPDAKLPTTWGLLKQRYGTQ; encoded by the coding sequence ATGCGTAAATTTGTAATTTGCCTGTGTGCTGTGTATCTGGTAGGGAGTTTCCAAAGTGTTAGCACAGCCGAAGAATTGGAAGGTTTAGTCGTCTATTTTGCTTTTGAAGAGGGGACGGGTAAGACCGTCAAGGATCTCTCTGGTAACAAACAGGATGGGAAATTAGAGGGCGATACGTCGTGGACGGATGGTAAATTCGGGAAAGCGGTTAATTTCGGGGGCAAAGATGGGATTGTTCGAGTAGAACATTCCGACGCGTTTGAATTTACCGATGGGATTACGATTGCCGCTTGGATTAAGCCAACCTTGAAGGCGGGACCCGGTACATGGCAACTTATCGCAGCGAAGGGACCTGATGTGCAAGAATTTTTCGAGGTGCTGCTCCATCCGGACGGTTTTATATGGATGGGATGGAAGTTGACAGGTGGACGTAATGTCCCTGCCCAGAGTCCTCGTGATGTCGTCAAGGACAAATGGCAGCATGTTGCTGTTTCGTTTCAGAGTGGAAAGTGGTGGACGACCTATCTTGATGGTGAAGTATTGATAGATTACCCTAAGACTGGCGATAAACTGGTGCCGATTGATGCGCCGCTTATGGTCGGTATGGAGGAACCACCGGCTCTCAATCGCTACTATAACGGTATTATTGATGAGTTTGCACTTTTTAACCGTGGTCTTTCACAGGATGAGATTAAAGAGATTCAAGGTAATATCCAAGAGATTTTGGCTGTTGAACCGGATGCAAAATTGCCGACGACATGGGGACTTCTCAAGCAGAGGTATGGGACGCAGTAA
- a CDS encoding trans-2-enoyl-CoA reductase family protein, translated as MAVQIVKPRIRGFICTNAHPVGCQANILSQIGEIKQGIPYKETGMNALVIGASTGYGLASRIALTYAYGAKTLGLLYERPPDDRRTASAGYYNTAAFHQSAASDGFSAQSLNGDAFSDEMKTEAIERLKTDFGKIDILVYSIAAPRRTHPNTGVSCESVLKPIGAPYTGKTIDLSREVIAPVTIDPASEQEITDTIAVMGGEDLEMWVEALADAELLAPEVTVVAYTYIGSSLTWSIYRDGTIGRAKDDLKARVDVLDQRLADQLGGNAYISVNKAVVTQASAAIPVVPLYISILYDIMNAKGINEAPIGQMQRLFSEHLGPGLQPQLDSERYIRLDDRELQPEVTDAVTERWGQIDTDNFHELSDYAGYRQRFRNLFGFEVEGVDYDEAVETELVF; from the coding sequence ATGGCAGTTCAAATTGTTAAACCTCGGATACGCGGGTTCATCTGTACGAATGCCCACCCCGTTGGGTGTCAGGCAAATATCCTGAGCCAGATAGGCGAGATTAAACAGGGCATTCCTTACAAAGAAACAGGTATGAATGCCCTTGTTATCGGAGCATCGACGGGTTACGGACTCGCCTCTCGCATCGCTTTAACTTATGCTTACGGTGCCAAGACGCTTGGGCTTCTCTACGAACGACCCCCTGATGACAGGCGCACCGCATCAGCAGGATACTATAACACTGCTGCTTTCCATCAATCCGCGGCATCGGACGGCTTTTCTGCACAAAGTCTCAACGGAGACGCATTTTCCGATGAAATGAAGACGGAAGCCATTGAACGACTCAAAACGGACTTCGGCAAAATAGATATCCTCGTCTATAGCATCGCTGCACCACGCCGAACGCATCCGAATACGGGTGTCTCATGCGAATCCGTCCTCAAACCAATCGGTGCACCCTATACAGGAAAGACGATTGATCTCAGTCGTGAAGTTATCGCACCTGTAACGATTGATCCCGCAAGTGAACAGGAGATCACCGACACAATCGCGGTAATGGGTGGTGAAGACTTGGAGATGTGGGTTGAGGCATTGGCGGACGCTGAGCTGCTCGCGCCAGAGGTCACAGTTGTTGCCTATACCTATATCGGGAGCTCCTTGACCTGGTCCATTTACCGAGATGGGACTATTGGTAGAGCGAAGGACGATCTAAAAGCACGTGTAGATGTCCTTGACCAAAGACTTGCGGATCAACTCGGCGGCAACGCCTATATTTCCGTGAACAAAGCCGTTGTTACGCAAGCGTCTGCAGCGATTCCTGTCGTGCCCCTTTATATCAGTATCCTCTATGACATTATGAACGCCAAGGGCATCAATGAGGCACCGATTGGGCAGATGCAACGACTTTTCTCAGAACATCTCGGACCGGGTTTACAGCCACAACTCGACAGTGAACGCTACATTCGTCTTGATGACCGCGAGTTGCAGCCTGAGGTAACCGATGCAGTGACTGAGCGTTGGGGGCAAATTGACACCGACAATTTCCATGAACTCTCCGATTACGCAGGCTACAGACAACGCTTCCGAAATCTCTTTGGATTTGAAGTTGAAGGGGTGGACTACGATGAAGCAGTAGAGACAGAATTAGTGTTCTAA